A window of Vanessa cardui chromosome 16, ilVanCard2.1, whole genome shotgun sequence genomic DNA:
atgcttccacggtgaaggaaaacatcgtgaggaaacctgcatgtgtctaatttcatcgaaattctgccacatgtgtattccaccaacccgcattggaacagcgtgatggaatatgttccaaaccttttcctcaaagggagaggaagcttttagcccagcagtgggaatttacaggctgttgttgttgtttgttgttagtCCATTAGAATAATTaacgattattatatattaatagaggcgagatggcccagtggttaaaacgcgtgcatcttaaccgatgattgcgggttcaaacccaggcaagcaccgctgattcatgtgcttaatttgtctttataattcatctcgtgctcagcggtgaaggaaaacatcgtgaggaaacctgcatgtgataaatttcatggaaattctgccacatgtgcattccaccaacccgcattggaacagcgtggtggaatatgttgttatgagaggaggcttttagcccagcagtgggaatttacaagctgttgttgaattgttgtatatattaatatgtggGCAAATTACTAACTGAATAGTGCACATTTCAATCATTCGATATGAGTCAACTTTGAATGGAAGGGTCACAAACTTGTAAAACACGTCGTAATGACATGCTCGGTCGCGATtaacttcttttttaatttaaatgaaagaatGCAAGGATAACGGAAATAATATATTCGGCCGATTTCCGCAGGCCTGAGtagtataatattaacttaatttaaaatgacgcaCTGTCATACCACGCATAGCCTAAATCAGTGGAACTAACAGAATGATTTTTTGAACAGTAATTCCTCGTGGGACGAaggtaatttttttcaaaattcatgtcctaattattaaatttattaatgaggGGAAGAGGAGGTTTCGAAGGAGATGCGTCGTAACTGATTTTAAAACTAAcgacgacctccctggtcgagtggtgtgtacaccggttttcatgggtacgccactccgaggtcccgggttcgattcccggccgagtcaatgtaatctacattagttttctatgttgtcttgggtctggctgtttgtgataccgtcgttacttctgattggtaccgtcgatacttacattgggatcagagtaatgtacgtgatgttgtctcatatttattcgCAATTgttaccagtggaggcaatacaCATCTCGCCATGGtgttatacctatatattaccTTTAAATAAAGGTTTTCGCCCTACTACTCCAAGGTTCAGTGTTCCAACTGTAAATACGACGagtatgttaattattaaataaatgtaaacttaACTTTGTCCATTcgtaatttaaatcgttttctaaaaaaaaaaacattaataattaagacTTACTAATCTAcacaaaattatacacatgataaaaagcgtggatctaatatttataaaatttcaaacaggatgtattattatattatgtagctGAACTTGCGGCTTTGCCAGcccgaaatttataaaatacaaaattccgACTCCATTTCACCCCTAGGTTAGGAGTTTCGTCAAATCCGACTTAACGAATGTCTAACACTGTCTAAATGTCCCTTTAAGAAACGTACGTGCCAAGTTTTAAGTTTGTAGGTGTAATTGTTTCTGTGATGCGAGATTAATCTGTGAGtcgaatttcaatttaattatatgaactGTATGTTAAATACCTAACTTTGTATTTCCAATGTCATAAAACGTTAACTCCTAAGTTTCTTtcccggttcttcttggtagaatctacattccgaatcaCAAAAGATAATCCAAGAGTACTTTTATAAGTtaacttgaatgaagtatatgtattttgatttttgttcgTAACCTATGAAAATCTATACTaaccaaaatattctttaccaatttttttaatctgtgagaAAACGCACAAGTTGTAATTATGTGCAAAAAATCGTTGCGTgttaaatattagaatatagaattatttaaaacgaactgaaataaaaacgtaatctTAGTACCTAAATGAAAAAAgctaacatttttaaaaaacttaatagcTATAATTACACATACGATGTCTGATTTTTATGAACATGTTAAACTGGTAACCTATGTATATCTGGACCTAAAAAtaggaaaacataaaaaagtactttttgTATCTGTTATTgaacagatataaaaatatacatgtttatACTACtctttaagaattaataacattaaatgcttaaatatatacaaatataaactaaaactatttactgtataaattttgaccgcgtggaaaggtggcaagaatgctagcagcatttccctgttgaatcgcaatttcgatcctaataataggctatttgactggtttttaaaatccattttatattatttagaagaagttaaggaacccagtaaaagttgtgttttctatttctagtacatatttgccgaaaaatatcatattaaaaattccatatttaaatagcgcgcaaaaacgctacttggacaatatggcactgcaatggggtcggtgacgtcactttcctgtattttaatgtgtggtacatatagtaaaaaagcaaagtttacatgaaagtgacttcatcatcaGGCCGGCCAATCAGGACAGTTTtgtatcacgtgacaaacgtttttaaatttgcatttttatttatggatttaaaaaaaaaaaatttaataaattaatcttgaatataaaaatatgatatattcaaTTTTGCAATCAGCAAAAGCAAGATCTGAAAGATGTCTAACTTTATCGACCTCTGGTTTTAGACGAATACACCTAAACAACCATCAATCCGACCGATGGAAAAGATCAAAagctaaaaagtaaaaaaagtaaatacctTTATAAAGAGTACAAATATAAACTAGTACCTAGAtagagtaaataaaaatgtatgcctCGTTGATCTCTTgggttacttaaatattattatactatatgcCTAAAcatttgtacagtcggggtaagaaaaggttcgtcaccttaaggtctAATTTCGTGttctcagtgtgagcgataatttTCTTTACCGGTCGAGAAGGACATATTCGCGTCGCAATGATCCGATGTAAAGATTCAAAatgtactaagagcttaagacttgataaaggaatacatttgaaaactgacgatggctttcttactctgactgtacaatcaTATTCATAAGTCAAGTTAACTGTATCAGAatcgcttaaaataaaaatttaaatttattcttgaaTCAATTATTAAACTCTAAACAcgtgtaaattattaattataatttcatgttcataattttttaagcACTTCTAgcgattttatttaatcactacctattttttattattcttgtccttgttttaaattttaacattcatTAATCGAATAATTTCTCaatgtgaataaatatatagatatgtacATACTTaactaatgaatattttattcacataAGTACCATTAAATCCTCaaatacctatatatacaaatatgatataataaattacttattattattattacacaaacTGAGATTAGGATCCCgaagttattattttacattaatctATTATTCtacctatttattaattaatgtcgtTGCAGTAGCGAATATGTAATTGaatcgtttttttaatatacatatgtacctaaattgtgttttaaataatcCACTTCACTAGAAAATATAGAAACAGATTAcctatatctattattatataagaagtcatgttatttttaagcttattttcaTACTTCTTATTATACTAACCTAATAATCTTACTAATACATATTGTAATGAACATTAGGTACTCAATTAACCTTAATCAGTTGAACAAAATTTGGCACAGAGATAAATTACAGTATTGAATACGATGTTTTTATTCCAGAATAACAAACACCTAACAGATAAATAAGCacatataatgaataataaacacattattaagCCTGTGAAAGTTAATGAGTATTTACCTAATTTTGAACTCACAATCTCACCTCTCAATGAATGATCTTTAAGGAAATGGTTTACTTTTTCgcagaaaaaatatacatatctataggtacatatgtatatgtacaaagAGTCATGAGTTAAACTCAAGGAAATTGGTACTTATTTAGTTTAACCTTAAAAGAATACCTTAGTACTTAAATATCACCGAAACTACAGAAAACTCTGAGAAATTCGTAAAAcgacaaaataatttaactttaatttgacatagctatttaaaaaactttgtGATAATGGAAACGGCATTGCATACGAAATATTTCATCCATCTTTGATACTACAAAGGTTAAGTCCGTAAAGGTTGGCAGTTTACCATttacacttaaatataaacagcTCAATATTGCGATCGTTTTCGTTCATTGACAGTTTAATCGCAAGTTAAAAGGTTGCCTTAACTCAGCAATTTTCCTGTCCTGGAAATTCCATTTTTACGTTGAATCATGCAGTTTCgtagtttttttgtttaagaatagcaaagtatatttagtatactaGTGTGTTTCCCGCGAATTTTcgattttattcaaaagatttaaaggaatttcgaaacctacaacaggttttctttttaattgcatttcattgtaaactgcaagtcacACATCTTCGCGCCAAAACggtcaaagtttttttttttaaagtgaatgGAATGATAAATGGTATATAATAGTCATTCAGTTAGAATTGGAATTTATCGATAGCAATTTCcttgaattttgtttttcttatacaTAGCGCTACTACGCTCTTTAACCGGCAAGTAACTTTTTTCCGCTCTctcaacaatttagtaaattgcaatcaagaatcctcttcatcggcaaataaatgaaaaaggcTTCAAAATGAGACTGTAATTGATTTTCTACATGCAGCTATCGTCTCATAATCACTGCTAATACaagatataatttcatattattgtttaacttaaccctttattttaaaaacgtttatttaaaagaaatattactccGCGATTTTCGAAAATCGTGTTCTCATATCGATGAGAACGATCTCAACGATTTGACGCAAGGAAGTGGCGTTCTGAACTTTAATGCATGTATCCTATATTAGTTGTTTGGAATTTTGACGATATTGTGTAAATTTaagtgaaattataataaatatatacaaatcaaaGTTTACAACTTGTCTTACACAGATTTTTACCAATGTCAAAGAATACTAATCTCTATTaaagatacaataaaattatccgAATAATTGTAAATCTATTAACTAACTTTTCCATAtcttaatagataaaaaaaataacaaagaataaaGTACCGGATTCTTCTCTTTTTATTGatgtaaactaatttaaaacacCTTAAATGGTTCGATGACGAGTCTACCGTCTTTTATTGGTCGTATGAGACATTACAGCATTGATGAATGCACTTCCacgattaataaattattcaaaactgTCATATTGTCTAATGAGTAATATTCCGGATTAAATTTTCCAAGGATCTTTGAAACCATATTAAATACAATCTTAAGCAACAAAGTAACAATCTAGTAATAAATGACTGTTATACAAGATTTGAAGATTATTTCACTCAAGTTGTTATGCTGTTTGATGGATAAAAAATTGGCTGTATTTTATctgacacatgcaagttttctcacgTTTTCCTTAACTGCTGaacaatatgaattaaaaacccAATTTAAACTCCAACGATAATAGGAATAAAGCCAAATGATCTGAACTGATCAATTCTTAATCTTTTTAATCGACTTAAAAAGAAAGATGCTACcaactgtatttttattttttgtatttgttaccTCAAAgctgttttatttatgaaccgatttttattttttttatacaggatACGTTGACGTTGATAACATTTCAGTTTAGCAAATAATTTGGATTCGTTtttgttctttaatttaatattatcatatattttgatCTGTCAGTTTTTTTACAGATTTAGGTTGTGCCTCAATATAGTAAATtgtctatatatttaatatatattgccTATGTCTtacaaccaatcaaaaataATCCacttgattttcatttttgacgaactttcgtatttataatattaataggataGAATGTtcttttatactaaattttaagTTGGTTACTAGGTAGTGTTTACGGATTGTCTATTACTGTACGGTTAGCAAAAAAATGTGTGAACAAAACTATTAGGCGcagataatattgaaataaaacaaaaccgacgtataactaatttattgttattttcaatataaagtgacctataattaaattctataacAATCCCTCCATTTCTTTCATGAACTGCATGTAAGCGTCGTCTTTGCTCGGCTGCTTGGGTTGCTCTGAGGGCCTCGGCAGGCTCGACTTGAGGTCGGGTTTCATCCTCTTGTCTTCTCGCTTCACCCGCAGTGCGGACGGGACGAAGCGCGTCACGTCCGCCGATAGATTCCTTATCTGAGGTTTCGCGCTTATCGTTGCtcctataaatatacataaatcctCTTTACTtaacttatgtattttttttacatatgcatatatttatatcataggatatcttttatgttatactaataaataataatttttaaagttccTTTGAAgctttacatatttttgttgttaataCATAATAGTAGAAATTCTAATGTTACCGTGTAATGACACAAAAAGCTTGTGTTAGGAAAGGAGACAGGTAAGAACCTGCGACTTTCCATAAGCCACGTATACCATTGAGCTATtggtgttaaatatataaataaaatattatttattagacctTGAGATGAATCTTTCTTTGATATGAGTTGCGGGGCCGCAGTCAGCACGGAGACATGAGGCGGGGGAGGCGGCACGAGAGGGCGAAGCAGGCGAGGCGGGGCCCCTGGCGGAGGGCCTGGCGGGCGTAGGCCCCCGCGAGACGGGAGTCCTGGCGGAGGACCCGGTGGGGCCCCTGTTGGCATACCGGGCACTCCTAGAagatattattagaaaataaagtCACAATACAATCGTCAATATAACCATTTATGGCTcggaaataatttcaaaagacTCAATACCTGTAAGTCCATGTGCTCCCACAGGGTGCGGGCCAGGTGGGGGTCCTGGGGGCGCTCCGGGAGGAACTCCGGGAGGTACGCCAGGCGGAGCGCCAGGCGGGGCACCGGGCGGTCGCAACATGGGCGGCCGCATTCCTTACAAGCAAAAtagaatatacaacaacaatagcctgtaaattcccactgctgggctaaaggcctcctctccctttgaggagaaggtttggaacatattccaacacgctgttccaatgtgggttggtggaatacaaatgtcgcagaatttctatgaaatttgtcacatgcaggtttcctcatgatgttttccttcaccgctgagcacgagatgaattataaagacaaattaagcacatgaatcagcagtgcttgcctgggtttgaacccgcaatcatcggttaagatgcaggcgttctaaccactgggccatctcgactcttatatacctaaatagaatataatttacacAAACCCATACAATACGTATCGCTTtacttattttaacaaattgcGTTCTTACCCGGTGGTAACAATGGCGGTGGCATCTGTCTCATCTCAGCTCCAGGCGGCTCGAGTGTGAAGTCGTGGTGGTTATGATGGTGGCCACCGTGACCTTCATTATCGCTGTCCGAGTCGCTGTCCCTTCCAGTTGAACGCTTAAGAGCAGTTAGTCTGAAAAAAAAACCAGAAATTGTTGACTTAACGCTACTTTAAGCTAAAGGTAAATTTGGATTTGATTATAAATGtatgacaaaatataaattacctaTGATCAATGATGATTAAACAGCTAACCATAAGCTAAACTACAAACCATAGCTCTTGGATACAGAGGCGAAATATGTGTCTCtagatttgtgtttataaatccaTAAGCTAAACTACAAACCATAGCTCTTGGATACAGAGGCGAAATATGTGTCTCtagatttgtgtttataaatccaAAAGGCAATAGCCTTTTGAAAATAActacgtaaatataaaattctaaaataagatttatcatgataatttcatttaaataaaacttcaagTTGTAAGACATTTTTGGCGGATTTTACATgagtacattatttataatttcataaaattattattcccATTTTATTTACTCATTTATAAGATGTCTGTGATTCTTGACataatttctttctttctgATATTTGAGTCATATTGTGACCTAAATTTATCCAAAGTtttgaacaaatatatattttaaactctgAATATTCTTGGAAAGAGTTGTAAGAATCATTCACTCATAAGAGTTTTTAATCTggcttcgaaatttaaattaatttccagttttcaattgaaacaatataattgtataataaaaatgtactttaaaagtttaaaatcatGGTTTGTACAAACCTTGCATTCAAATCAGCTGCTCTGTCTCTTTCCCTCTTCCTATGTACTTCCTCCATCTCTTTCATGAAGTCGTCTATGTTCTGCCCGGAGAGCGCCAACATTCTCTGTTGTAATGACGTTGGCTTCGGCGCTTGAGTCGATTGGGCCAATGGTGGCGATGGGGCACGATCATCCTCCATAGCTTCACCATCAAGATCTTCCAACACATGTGATTTTTGTTGTGgtaactgtaaatatattaacatgatTATggatcattacatagtataaaacaaagtcgcttactactgtctgtccctgtgtacgcttagatatttaaaattacgcaacagattttgatgaggcttttttttattgatagataGTAATTCGAGatcaaggtttttgtatataatacatggaaaatatagtaaagaaacaataataattttagatatttctaatgtaatgtaataaataaacaaatactgtagaatatttagtatcagtattgcacccgtgtgacgccggggcgggtcactagtgtggaataataatattactttatcaCGCTGGTGGTAAAGCTTTGTGCAACCACATTAGGGTATGTAACAAGCAGAAAAACATAGTCTTGTTGTACTccagtttgaagtgtgagttTGACAgtgttactaaataaataaataaataaactacatgCACTGCATCGGCAAAACTCGTAAAACTATACATATTAATTCTTAATATCTGTGGcatattgacaatgtaaggaatgataaacatttcttacagcaccaatatCTATGATTGATAATGCATAATAAAGTATCGTATAAGATTTAAaccaattttcaatataatcttaataaatactttttttatggtataggttggcggacgagcatatgggccacctgatggtaagtggtcacaatcacccatagacaatgacgctgtaagaaatattaactattccttacatcgtcaatgtgccaccaaccttgggaactaagatgttatgtcccttgtgcctgtaattacactggctcactcacccttcaaaccggaacacaacattactgaaTTTTGTTACCCAGatgggattgcacaaagccctaccaccaagtaaattatataatggtTATACTAATACATATGCTTCAATACCAATTTACTTAACAAGTATACATACACATGTCCCAGGAGGTCCTTCATCGGGGAGATCAGAGAAGCGAAGACTCTTCTTCTCCTTGTGCATTTTGTCCATTTTCGCAGCTTCTAAGAGCAAACCTTCAAAGTCTGGTGGTGGACCACACGGGACACCCGGTGGTTCTATCCCTAAAGGTCTTTCCTTGAatgtagaaaatatatattaaattttttaaaatcttatttaaacaaaaatttgaagaaggattgatttttttttttgactatGATTCTTTGTTAGTATTACAGAAATTTGTGGTTGTTAAAAATTAACagatatttgattttgattggatATAGTGGAATACAAGAAAATATGCAAGTCTAAATAATTGCTATTAACAAAATATGAGTCGATTATTATCAATATCGGAAGctaacaaaatttgtttatgaaATCTCAAGCTTTTAGGATAGGAGTATTACAAAACTATAGTAACATATCAAACTTAGAAGCAATTCAGTTGTATACATTTTTCTCAAAATTCcaacatttaattaaagtttaaatgttttttttttttgttttgaaggTTACAacctaatttcatttaaataggctatttgactactttctaaaatccattttatattatttggtagaggttaaggaacccagtaaaagttgatttatttatttctagtacatatttgccgaaaaatatcatattaaaatatccatatttaaatagcgcgcgaaaacgctacttggacaatatggcactgAAATAGGGTCGGTGACATCACTTTCCTGTGGTACATAAAGTAGAAAAGCTGAGTTAACAAGATAGTAACTTATCATAAGCCCAGCCAATTAGGAGTGTTTT
This region includes:
- the LOC124536399 gene encoding WW domain-binding protein 11; this encodes MGRRSINTTKSGKYMNPTDQARKEARKKELKKNKRQRQMVRAAVLKMKDPTQILEELQKIDEMEYNVLQPSPLNEKVLKEKRKKLRETFDRVLKMYDKDDPEKWVELKRQEMEYDKRRAHLISYYESVKHAQSVQIDDIPLPTLQVPDNLIYGNVPSQIPLPMDTVHPNLPVRPILKKDSVYRERPLGIEPPGVPCGPPPDFEGLLLEAAKMDKMHKEKKSLRFSDLPDEGPPGTCLPQQKSHVLEDLDGEAMEDDRAPSPPLAQSTQAPKPTSLQQRMLALSGQNIDDFMKEMEEVHRKRERDRAADLNARLTALKRSTGRDSDSDSDNEGHGGHHHNHHDFTLEPPGAEMRQMPPPLLPPGMRPPMLRPPGAPPGAPPGVPPGVPPGAPPGPPPGPHPVGAHGLTGVPGMPTGAPPGPPPGLPSRGGLRPPGPPPGAPPRLLRPLVPPPPPHVSVLTAAPQLISKKDSSQGATISAKPQIRNLSADVTRFVPSALRVKREDKRMKPDLKSSLPRPSEQPKQPSKDDAYMQFMKEMEGLL